In one Musa acuminata AAA Group cultivar baxijiao chromosome BXJ2-5, Cavendish_Baxijiao_AAA, whole genome shotgun sequence genomic region, the following are encoded:
- the LOC103985260 gene encoding nuclear transcription factor Y subunit B-1: MADSSGNSQEAQGQALGTSAGAGSGDGSIKEQDRLLPIANVGRIMKQMLPPNAKISKEAKETMQECVSEFISFVTAEASDRCHKEKRKTVNGDDICWALGTLGFDDYAEPMRRYLHKYREVEGDRSASNGQNTRSSNFGTGDDQTLFDDMDRNNPSTSRRY; the protein is encoded by the coding sequence ATGGCCGATAGCTCGGGGAATAGCCAAGAAGCACAAGGGCAGGCCCTCGGCACGTCCGCGGGAGCGGGCTCAGGTGATGGCAGCATCAAGGAGCAAGACAGGTTGCTGCCGATTGCCAACGTGGGAAGGATCATGAAGCAGATGCTGCCCCCCAAcgcgaagatctcaaaggaagccAAGGAGACGATGCAGGAGTGCGTGTCGGAGTTCATCAGCTTCGTCACGGCCGAGGCCTCCGACCGGTGCCACAAGGAGAAGCGCAAGACGGTGAACGGGGACGACATCTGCTGGGCGCTCGGCACGCTTGGCTTCGACGACTATGCGGAGCCGATGAGGCGGTACTTGCACAAGTATCGTGAGGTCGAAGGCGATCGATCTGCAAGCAATGGTCAGAATACCAGGAGTAGCAACTTCGGCACCGGAGATGATCAGACGTTGTTCGATGACATGGACAGGAACAATCCTTCAACATCGAGGAGGTATTAG
- the LOC103985261 gene encoding uncharacterized protein LOC103985261 — protein sequence MGPGGPGGPGGPGGPGGPGGPFGPGPGWGPLPGGPAGWGPGPGGPFWGPNFGGFFPSCLYFLCCCCLLQECCGPFFGGPRGPPGPPGPPF from the exons ATGGGTCCTGGTGGGCCTGGAGGACCTGGTGGGCCCGGGGGACCTGGTGGCCCTGGAGGACCATTCGGCCCTGGCCCAGGATGGGGACCACTTCCTGGGGGCCCCGCCGGGTGGGGCCCTGGGCCTGGAGGGCCATTCTGGGGACCTAACTTTGGTGGTTTCTTCCCCTCGTG TTTATActtcctctgctgctgctgcctgcTTCAGGAGTGCTGCGGCCCCTTTTTCGGTGGCCCCCGGGGCCCTCCTGGTCCACCGGGACCTCCCTTCTGA